The DNA sequence atgtaaaaaaaattgtcattaattactcaccctcatgtcgctccaaacctgtaagacttttgttcatctccgaaacacaaatgaagatgtgtgagatttctgtccctctattgtCCGTCCACGTAACTACCATTttaacgcttcaaaaagttcataaagagattgtaaaaatatgaattgagcggtttagtccaaattttctgaagagacacgatcactttatatgatgaacctcattggttcttgcagaagctaaaacgtgctgcgtaacacaagaatgaacgtcgttggttcttgatgaagctcaaacgtgccagCTGCGTAatacacgagaatgaacctcattggttcttacagaagctcaaacgtgctgcgtaacacaagaatgaacgtCATTGGTTCTTggggaagctcaaacgtgctgcataacacacaagaatgaccATCATTGGTTCTTCCacaagctcaaatgtgctgcataacacaagaattaacctcatcggttcttgcggaagctcaaacttgttgcataacacaagaatgaacctcatcggttcttgcggaagctcaaatgtgctgcataacacatgagaattaaccttttctttttagaaaatttggactaaactgctcaattcatatggattagttttacaatctctttatgaacttttttaagtgtcaaagtggtagttgcgcagctgtcaacggagggacagaaagctctcttatttctgtcttcatttgtgtttcaaagataaaCGTAAAGATAAAAGTCTGGAtatggaataacatgagggtgacagaattgtcatttttgggtgaactaacccttataGGAAACACTGCTGTACTGACTGTTTGTGCACCACTAAAATGTCAATCTGGTGATGTCACCAGTAATTTTTTGattttatcatgttttaatgaaaacactttaaaaaaaaaaatgtaatgtaaataattacattatatttctaCACAGATGTTTTTGAGCCCTATTATTGTCTTGAGGTGGCAGATTTTGAAGATTGAGTTTGAGATTGAGattcaatttaaatattgtttgttCAAAGCGATAGCGGCTATTTTTGAAGCAATTGCATGTTTTTCCATGAGAAAATCatcaacatgaggttgagtaaatgatggcacaattttcatttcataaaagttgtgtagGTAATGCAATCCTCCAGAGTGACATAAAGGTTACAAGAGTGAGGTTTCTGTgataattaaacttaaaaaaaaaaaacaaacaaatggttCTGTCTTACCTCCAAATTAATGTCAGTGTCTGGATTTTCTGTCAGCACTTTGTGTCTTTTGCCTCTGAAAAGAAAAGATATTTAGGGAATGACACTAGAGACTTGAAGCTGACAGTGCAGTTCTAAACACTATACATTGTAAGGACAAATGACATTTAATGGATTTGTAGGCAGCTTTTAGGAAAATAAGTAAATGGCAGGCTTACCTATGGCAAGAGACCCAACAACACAAAATCATTGAAAAGATGAATGCTGAAAATGTCATTCCTGCCACAAATGTGAGTATCGTTGATATGCCAAAATTCTTCATGAAAACGTCTAGaacttaaatgtaaaaacacagaattgttactactctctctctccccactctctctctatctatccatctatctatatctatatatacacatacatacacacacacacacacacacacacacacaaacacacacacacacactgctggaATCTTTTGTTTGTCGTGGAACAACATTTAACACCAATAGCTAACCATAAATTGCCTCTAAAATCAGAGAAAAGATAGTTTCATAATACACTGTGTCTAGAGTATGTAAACTCCTCAGTATTACCTGTAGAGTTTTTGGTGGTATCATCTTTCCCAGGCATGTTTTCACGTCCGGGAGTGGAGGACTCATTTATTTTCGATTCATTTGTATCACCTAGGATGTGATGAATGTTTGATATTATAACTAGTAAAGACATATATTGAGACTTTAGGGCTGCCCCCTGCAAACACGCAGTGAACTTTCTCAGATGTGTTACAATTCAGTATTTCAACAGTTGCTGACATTTAGACATTTTCGTAATTTGTAATGTTGTAAGTCTGTGTCATTGTTAGATTATCAACATTTCATGTGGAATCTGGTTCTACTTACGAATGACATTGATAGTGATGGATGCTTTCAAAGTCTCGTTCCTATATGTCATCTCACAGACGTATATCCCAGCATGCTCCTTTCTCACATTGGTAATCATGAGATTTTCTGCAGATGTGTGGTTCCTGATTGTATCTGCGATTCCATTGAAACTCCATTCAGGATCAGAGGATGGTGGGTGACTTTCAACAGTGCAGATCAGGCTGAGAGTGTCATCTTCCCTCACTGTGTCATTACCCAGAATTTGAAGAGTCTGTAcatctggggaaaaaaaaaaaatggttttgacaCCATATTGACTCGGCAtgcaagaaaatataaaataaatacttttagcTCTACTCTACAGCTATCAATAGTGATGCCTCTCTGTTCTGAATTGCATTTGTGTTGTATTTCTGaatttttgttttaagttaTTGTTAAAGAAACATGCCTTTTCAAGAAGTTTGGTTAGAAatgtgtcacgatcactgtctgttcctgtcagttcctggactccacttcccagaatcctcccttccaatcacatgcaccaatcaccaattgccacacacacctgcagatcattacctggactatttaagacacacacacacacacacacacacccaccctttgcgaagtcttgatttgctgtggtgatcattactaagcgttttcttgtggactgtttcctggtttccgtttggattgtttattctttgtgattctctgctgcctgccctgaacctcgCCTgagtactggactgtgtttgtttgccgcctgccctgatctctgcctgtgacccgatactgtttgtctgccgcctgcctcgaccattgcctgtcctagtttatgttcctgccttcgcccctgtctacctgtgtaaatactattcttaataaagcttgcaaatggatccccgctctgccgacccatcattacaaatgtatatTTGTACTCACACATGACTTCTAGGGTACTACTGGCACTGATGTTTTTGTCTCCATAGCTCACGTCACATTCTACAGTGGCATTGTGCAGTTTGGAGGTTGGCATTAAAGTCAAAGTTGAGAGGTAAAGGCTTGTGGAGGTGATCAGAGTAATGTTGTCATCCTTGAGATTGGTGATATTTCCTTCTCTCGTTTTGATCCACCATTTTATTTCAGGAGGAGTTTCAGGGCAAGGAAAAGGAGCTGAACATGTCAGATTGGCCTCCACCCCGTCACTGAGAGGAGGAACATCCATTATAGGCTTGTCTGCAAACAGAGGTACACAATATAATATAGACACAGCAGATTTCCACAGTGTAAATAATCAAATCATTCTTTGAGGACAGATTCAGATCGTATAAATGAAATGCATATTTTACTAGGATGAAAAGAAGGGCTCACAGCAGTGTGATTAGCATAGCACAACCATGTGTTTAAGtttctttatttaataaattgtcCAACATAGTTTATGAAATCATAACATTAGAAAGTGTGCAGTGAGCTGAACATCCCTCTTAAACAACAGAGAACTGAAAGAGAACATCAgactagagaaaaaaaaaaaaactttcaagcATTACCTTGAATGATAATTTTAACTGTggaattaaatgtgtttttctgcCTCTTCACTCTGAATGCATATTCATTTTCATCTTCTGCTTTTATGTCTTTCATGATGATGCTGCAGTTGTTTTTGGACAGATCAGGTTCAAGCATTTTAATCCGTTCTGTTTCAGTTTCCTCCTCTTctaatttgttttcattttgtgtaCTCACTTTCCCCTTGAAAATTTTCTTACATTCACCTGTTTTACACACGTCCCACTGAATGTTTTTAATAGGTTTTGCTTTGTCTGGATAGGTGAAGGTACATGAAATCAGAGCACATAATCCTGGAACTGCAGTAACATTTGGTGGATTGAAGGTGATGCTCCAGTCCTCATTTCCATGACCTTGAATAACAGAAGAATGTGATGAAATGCCTGGACACAGGAAACCTCAAATCTTAAAATAACAATTTCCTGTTCATGCTCAGTATATGTGCATATGTGAAGCTACATAAACTTCACatgtatatagtgtatatgATGTACAAGTATTTCACACATCGAAGTGATGGTTGAGGAGTGTGAAGTGTAGaagttttaataaaattcatttttttcaaatttaataCTAATGTTTAAActtaaatgtaactgtaaaacatgtaatacaTACCTGTACATAAGATATTTAATACTAACATAGAGAGGATTGTACAACTCGAAATGATCTGCATTTTAAACATGAACTCCACAGATCTGcacagaaaaaacattacttgagcatttatataaatactatGTATACAAAAATATCAATAGACCTATATTATTCTATATTTGTATGCAAAAGCTTTGGcagtacatatttaaatgtcatgCCAGTAAAGAAAACtacattacaaattaaaatttacagcattaaaAGTGACCTTACCGCCTCAAGTCAAACCGTTCACAGTGTTCACAAACCGAGCTTTAACTGCAGAAGCAACACACAAGTGTACAAGATGCATCCTTCCTCTATTGGAGCACTTCCTTATTAAACTTGACTTGCACAAATGAGGGATTGTTGTACTTGTGGTTGACAAGtacaaatatggaaataaatagcATAATTcagtaaaacaaataaattcacCATTGTTTGATTCAAATGTTGTATTAGTCAAAGATAAAGGCAATGAGGTTTTGGTCTAATGGAAATGTAACAAGTTAAATGTGAGTGTGAAAAAAGAAGCCCCTCGCTTTGCAAAAATGTGTTAACTGTCACAGTTTTGTTGATTCTTTTGAAGGACTCGGTAACACTttgttttacagtgtccttgttagacATATTACATGAAGTTACTGTataataactgtaaattatgcataattacatgtgattaaccctaaaccaaaccctaatcctaaccctatagtaagcacatgtatttaaatgtataattacactgtaacacggacaccttaaaataaagtgtaaccaaagactcttattttgattgtctgccatagaagaaccatgtTTTGTTTCCTCAAAGAACCGTCCAGTGAAGAGTTTTTGAAATAACCATTTTCTCTTAGTATGAAGAATacttttaataatctgaagattgtttttttttttttttttttttcactatagtGAAccatttgtgcaaaaaaaaaaaaaaaatgatttagcaataaataaataaataaaataaaataaaataaaataatgaaatgcatTTTACTATAAGGCTCCCAGTTGTCACACATAGTTGCAGAtatcagatgaaaaaaaaagttgttttctcattatcacgacttaattttctctaAGTTAGACAAatgtgccaacaggtggcaGTATAGAACCAAATATAACTGATGGGGTGAGGTATATCTCCACATTACTCGTTGGTTCATATTGGCCCAGATTGTATGAGTTTTCGACCGAGAGAGTGAACACCTTACGTCTTCGTGATCGCTTTCATTTGTGCAGTATTGTGTGCGTTAAGTaattaactaacgttaaatgTTTGAATATGATTAATTTGCTTGAAAGTGTATCTTATTGTTATGTTCTGActggacccgcggtgtatgtagatagaaatggctcattctaaggtaataaaaacataacggttcattatgtaaggtctttatgtacaactgaaaacatagttatgtataatatattgcatttctgtcaatagatcttcccaaattttacacattgcacctttaagacaccattttacagtcattgcagtttcagtgttaGTTTACCTCACTGTGTCACTCAATGTATATCATTTAATGTATATCATCGGCCTATCATTTAATTCGGTGATAGTGTGTAGGCCTAACCTATTGTATTTACAACATTTCTTTGTAGGAagccacacacatacacataaacacTCTTCTCAATCAGCATCCCAACCAAGATTGTACTTAGCCTATATCAACtggattaaagttttgttttttggaaatctgatgccgtattcacaaaacattttatcttaccacaaagagttctcctaaatagtaCTAAAAGTTTTTAGGTAAGAGTTTCCTGTGAAAAcatattcacaaagctgctgagaccaacttttactaaggaatagagagaagtcttaagctaagagaaaagggcggggttgacctcgttgctatggatgatgtcaacacgcttactatgcacacagtgattggctgatggtggAGGAGCTTCTAGTCAGCGATTTAattatagaaatattgtagaacaaggtatcatgttgccatattcagaTAAAGATTTTGAATTacaatgttgccatattcaaataatacctcaacagttttctgcatccctccgacACCACGTTCCTCACTctaaattccaagctcggagccctcgatccccttggacagcacaccaattacatttatttatatatatatatatatatatatatatatatatatatatatatatataaactgtttattttttactctattcaataatttgtaagtgtgaactcgtgaaaacaactgccacaggtaatcggacattatttattaaagatttatttttgccgTTTTATCgtagattcaaatctataaatcaaaatatgtattgcattcatgaagaaaatgttcagcacccaaggctctatCGCTATTGTCTCAAGGATGTACAGTGTCTTTGAACGGATTGCTGAGGCGGATTGGCAGCAACGGccattaggattgtttgtgatttggtcttagtgatttaggagtcctcttgactactcttAACTTTTCatagatttaggagctagttttagcactaaaatgctttgtaaaaatacacttattagagcaaaaatttaagagtcctaaaattaggactgacacacccattatttttaagagtttttccTAAATcagcaagttaggagctacttttactTTAGCAACAATAGAATCTagtgtgtttcagaatcaaacaatcactgtaaaaaaaaaaaaaaaaaaaccttttgttaTATCTAGATCacaagaaaattaagtcgtgatcacgagaaaataagataataataaaaaaaaataataataatagctaaTCCATGGCCATTTAGGGCTTCCGTACAAAATACAGCAAGTACAACCAAAGAAACAACTCATGCATTAACGAGAACAGACAACTGAGGAGTGAACAGACAGCAACTTAAGTACAAGCCAGATGAATGAAATAATGATAAACACCTGTGCTGATTAAATGAATCACCATGACAACTGATAGTGAGCAGGAATTCTGAACAAAGGAGCACATGTGACTGaaaataacaaactaaaagtctgtgaaaatgaaactaagaaTGAGTGTCTGTGACACCAGTAGAGCCAGTGaccacatttattaaattcattCACAATATGCACACATTCATTCTTAATATTATACCCAATATGTCAAATGTTTTACTCACattttccaaataaataaataacacaaatttcCATGTTCTACACAGTTTCTCATATGTGCAGATAATATACacctggggccgtattcacaaaacattttatcttaccactaagagttctcataaatagcagtaaaagttcttagtttTCTCtgaaaacctattcacaaagctgctaagacaaacttttactaaggaatagacagAAGTCTTAAACTAAGTgtaagggcggggttgacctatgtctatggatgatgtcaacacgcTTATTAACTAtgcacacagtgattggctgatgggggagggGTCTCTGTCAGcgatcatagaaatattgtagaatgaggtatcatgttgccatattcaaaaaaaggttttaaaatataaatgttgccatattcaaataaagattttaaaataaaaatgttgccatattcaaataaaggttttaaaatgtatgctaagtgtcactaattaaactagtataGCCTACCTTCAGTTAATTGTCCGCCTTTTACATGTCTGTGTCTCAAGagattgcagaattcaagcgacaaatgatgtttaataaacaaattttgGGAGGAGCACATTCAAACGGTCTATCTAATCAGCTTGAGAGGAGGTAGGCTATATACACAGACGAGAGCAGACTCACTTATAGTTACCTCAACAGTTTTCTGCATTCCTCCGCAACCCCTCACTCTCGGCTGGGGATATGAGGAGAACTCTGGGTTTGGGAtaaattccaagctcggagccctcgatccccttggacagcacgcaaaatatgcttattatattttttttttactctattcgATCATTTGTAAATGTGACCTcgtgaaaacaactgccacagaTAATcggacattatttatttatttattaaagatttatttttggcgttTTATCGTGGATTCAAACTATCGCTATTCTCTCAAGGATGTACAGTGTCTTGGGCTGATTGCTGAGGCGGATTGGCAGCAACGGccattaggattgtttgtgatttggtcttagtgatttaggagtcctcttgactactcctaacttttcacagatttaggagctagttttagcgctaaaatgctttgtgaaataggCCTACTCTTAGTCCTAAAATTCCGGCaagttttgtgaatacggcccctgggGTGTATAAAATTTTCTTTAGTTCTACTAACATCCTTTAAAACACAGAAAGGGTGAAATGATGAATTTGAACACTTCGAAGTAATTCAcacagtttaattaaaaaaaaataaaaaataaaaagtacatcGGAGCAAGAAGAAAACTATAAGGAATGGCAGAACTATTCAAttcataatttttatataatataatataatataatataatataaggaTTTTTAATCCTACAGACAAAATAATCTTAGATTTCTGCTTTTGTAAAGAGTATATAAAATCTAGactaaatattataaacataacAAATGAAATAGCAGTAAAATCcagatattttacaattttagaATAAACAAAATCCAACATAATTGGATTTTAAGGAACTCTTTATGagcttttttaataattaacttCACTCTTTATGATGTCCTTCTTGGTCATAAAAAACCTCCAGTATAACTTcagtgtatgtgtttgtgtccaTCACTTCATGTATCTTATCTCTGCTGGAAAAGATATTCAGGGAATAAGACAGAATAAAAGCAGATggagtaaaatataatgattatcaTCTATGATTGTGGACAACATTGTTCACATGCTTTCACATCAACCAGAATCCCATCTAAACAAATCACTCAGAATACCTTAATGTGAACAGAATGAGATATGCAAAACGTGCaacaaaatgtatacattttaagcATTTCCGTACCTTTGCCAAGACTCATGACAGCACAAAACCACAGAGAAGATGACTGCTGACATTGATATTCCAGTCAAGAATCCTGTTATCATTCTAATGTCCACTTGCATTTGAAAATCTTCTTTACCTTGAATTTAAGAACACAGCCTTGTTATAGCCTTGAATTTCTTACATTtgtttatacatatataagTGAATAATGTTTTAAGTCTGTGTCATTGTTAGATGATCAACATTTCATGCGGAATCTGGTTCTACTTACGAATGACACTGATAGTGATGGATGCTTTCAAAGTCTCATTCCTATATGTCATCTCACAGACGTATATCCCAGCATGCTCCTTTCTCACATTGGTAATCATGAGATTTTCTGCAGACGTGTGGTTCCTGATTGTATCTGTGGATCCACTGAAACTCCATACAGGATCAGAGGATGGTGGGTGACACTCAACAGTGCAGATCAGGCTGAGAGTGTCACCTTCCCTTACTCTGTTATTACCCAGAATTCGAAGAGTCTgtacatctgaaaaaaaaaaagaaagaaagaaaaaaaaaattggttttgACACCATATTGATTCGGTGGGcaagaaaataaatacttttagtTCTGCTCATTGATCAATGGTAGAAGATGGAAGAAGGTAGTTATCAACAGTGATGCCTACGCTCTTCTGAATTGCATTTTTCTTGTATTGCTGaatttttgttttaagttaTTGTCAGAGTCCTGCCTTTTCAAGAAGTTTGGTTAGAAATGTATATTTGTACTCACACATGACTTCTAAGGTCCTACTGGTACTGATGGTTTTGTCTCCATAGCTCACGTCACATCCTACAGTGGCATTGTGCAGCTTGGAGGTTGGCGTTAAAGTCAAAGTTGAGAGGTAAAGGCTTGTGGAGGAGATCAGAATGATGTTGTCATCCTTATAACTTAAGATATTTCCTTCTCTTGTTTTGATCCACCATTTTATTTCAGGAGGAGTTTCAGGGCAAGGAAAAGGAGCTGAACATGTCAGATTGGCCTCCACCCCGTCACTGAGAGGAGGAACATCCATTATAGGCTTGTCTGCAAAGATTTCCACAGTGTAAATAATCATTCTTTGAGTACAGAATCAGATcatacaaataaaatgcattttactaAGATGAAAAAAGGGCTCATAGCAGTTCAATTTGCATAGTACAACCATATGttaagtttgtttgtttaagaaATTATGTCCAACATAGTTTATGAAATCATAACATCAGAAAGTGTGCAGTGAGCTGAATATCCCTCTGAAACAACAGAGAACTGAACGACAGCTTTAAACTAGAGAAAAAGGCAGGACCGTTTAAACTTTGCTAAACACAAGCAATCTGTCACAGTGGGTTGCAGACAGGCAGACGAAGAATGAGATTCAGTACGAaggtttaataattataaacagACAGGTGAACAAGCAG is a window from the Ctenopharyngodon idella isolate HZGC_01 chromosome 15, HZGC01, whole genome shotgun sequence genome containing:
- the LOC127496298 gene encoding sialic acid-binding Ig-like lectin 12 isoform X2, giving the protein MLEPDLSKNNCSIIMKDIKAEDENEYAFRVKRQKNTFNSTVKIIIQDKPIMDVPPLSDGVEANLTCSAPFPCPETPPEIKWWIKTREGNITNLKDDNITLITSTSLYLSTLTLMPTSKLHNATVECDVSYGDKNISASSTLEVMYVQTLQILGNDTVREDDTLSLICTVESHPPSSDPEWSFNGIADTIRNHTSAENLMITNVRKEHAGIYVCEMTYRNETLKASITINVIRDTNESKINESSTPGRENMPGKDDTTKNSTVLDVFMKNFGISTILTFVAGMTFSAFIFSMILCCWVSCHRGKRHKVLTENPDTDINLETVQTDVAQNGTNEQTPLHGELNEGTLNTGAPTDGAEEDEAVEMQAREVDYASIDYSLLKNRPPEEVEREPTDTDYAEIKRQRRGDGTQREALQDGDDQIETPDQKQVEGEEELYSNSQVFKS
- the LOC127496298 gene encoding sialic acid-binding Ig-like lectin 14 isoform X1 encodes the protein MFKMQIISSCTILSMLVLNILCTGHGNEDWSITFNPPNVTAVPGLCALISCTFTYPDKAKPIKNIQWDVCKTGECKKIFKGKVSTQNENKLEEEETETERIKMLEPDLSKNNCSIIMKDIKAEDENEYAFRVKRQKNTFNSTVKIIIQDKPIMDVPPLSDGVEANLTCSAPFPCPETPPEIKWWIKTREGNITNLKDDNITLITSTSLYLSTLTLMPTSKLHNATVECDVSYGDKNISASSTLEVMYVQTLQILGNDTVREDDTLSLICTVESHPPSSDPEWSFNGIADTIRNHTSAENLMITNVRKEHAGIYVCEMTYRNETLKASITINVIRDTNESKINESSTPGRENMPGKDDTTKNSTVLDVFMKNFGISTILTFVAGMTFSAFIFSMILCCWVSCHRGKRHKVLTENPDTDINLETVQTDVAQNGTNEQTPLHGELNEGTLNTGAPTDGAEEDEAVEMQAREVDYASIDYSLLKNRPPEEVEREPTDTDYAEIKRQRRGDGTQREALQDGDDQIETPDQKQVEGEEELYSNSQVFKS
- the LOC127496304 gene encoding sialic acid-binding Ig-like lectin 14 isoform X2, which encodes MFKMQTISSCIILSMLLLNILCTGHGNKGWGITFNPPEVTAVPGLCALISCTFTYPDKANPIDNVQWKVCSKTGECKNDIFKGKVSTQNENKLEEKETETERIKMLEPDMSKTNCSIIMKDIKAEDENEYAFRVEGQKTYKNTFNPTVKIIIQDKPIMDVPPLSDGVEANLTCSAPFPCPETPPEIKWWIKTREGNILSYKDDNIILISSTSLYLSTLTLTPTSKLHNATVGCDVSYGDKTISTSRTLEVMYVQTLRILGNNRVREGDTLSLICTVECHPPSSDPVWSFSGSTDTIRNHTSAENLMITNVRKEHAGIYVCEMTYRNETLKASITISVIRKEDFQMQVDIRMITGFLTGISMSAVIFSVVLCCHESWQRDKIHEVMDTNTYTEVILEVFYDQEGHHKE
- the LOC127496304 gene encoding sialic acid-binding Ig-like lectin 14 isoform X1 — its product is MFKMQTISSCIILSMLLLNILCTGHGNKGWGITFNPPEVTAVPGLCALISCTFTYPDKANPIDNVQWKVCSKTGECKNDIFKGKVSTQNENKLEEKETETERIKMLEPDMSKTNCSIIMKDIKAEDENEYAFRVEGQKTYKNTFNPTVKIIIQDKPIMDVPPLSDGVEANLTCSAPFPCPETPPEIKWWIKTREGNILSYKDDNIILISSTSLYLSTLTLTPTSKLHNATVGCDVSYGDKTISTSRTLEVMYVQTLRILGNNRVREGDTLSLICTVECHPPSSDPVWSFSGSTDTIRNHTSAENLMITNVRKEHAGIYVCEMTYRNETLKASITISVIRKEDFQMQVDIRMITGFLTGISMSAVIFSVVLCCHESWQSRDKIHEVMDTNTYTEVILEVFYDQEGHHKE